From one Halothece sp. PCC 7418 genomic stretch:
- a CDS encoding DMT family transporter encodes MIYFQLTMMAFIWGGTFIAGRIVGESVGAFSAALTRFTIASVCLWFVTQKWEGKLPALRREQWFPVLMLGLSGVFFYNVFFFLGLQTVQASRAALIVALNPIAIALASAIVFKDQLSPLKLFGITLSLFGATLVISEGNPAILLSQGLKLGDLFLIGCLFSWALYTIVGKQVMNTLSPVVTVTYACIVGAVLLLPFGLWEGYQNDWLIPSPQAFIALAYLGVFGSALGFCWYYIGIQRIGASQAAVFINFVPIAATILGALILSEPITSALVTGGGLVITGVICTNRAG; translated from the coding sequence ATGATTTATTTTCAGTTAACGATGATGGCATTTATTTGGGGAGGAACATTTATTGCAGGGCGCATTGTGGGGGAAAGTGTAGGGGCATTTAGTGCTGCTTTAACCCGTTTCACGATTGCTAGCGTTTGTTTGTGGTTCGTTACCCAGAAGTGGGAAGGAAAACTACCGGCTTTAAGGCGAGAACAATGGTTTCCTGTGCTGATGCTGGGATTATCGGGAGTCTTTTTCTATAATGTTTTCTTCTTTTTAGGATTGCAAACGGTTCAGGCGAGTCGTGCTGCATTAATTGTGGCTTTAAATCCGATCGCGATCGCGCTGGCTTCTGCGATTGTCTTCAAAGATCAACTCTCTCCCCTGAAATTATTTGGAATTACTCTCTCTCTTTTCGGTGCAACCCTTGTCATCAGTGAAGGAAACCCAGCGATTCTTCTCTCACAAGGCTTAAAGTTAGGAGACCTTTTTCTCATTGGTTGTTTATTCAGTTGGGCCCTATACACCATTGTTGGCAAACAAGTCATGAACACTTTATCGCCAGTGGTCACAGTCACTTATGCTTGTATTGTTGGTGCAGTGCTACTCTTACCGTTTGGCTTATGGGAAGGGTATCAAAATGATTGGTTGATTCCCTCACCACAAGCCTTCATCGCTTTAGCTTATCTCGGTGTATTCGGTTCAGCGTTAGGATTTTGTTGGTACTATATCGGCATCCAACGCATCGGTGCATCTCAAGCAGCAGTCTTTATTAATTTTGTTCCTATTGCAGCAACAATTTTGGGAGCGTTAATTTTATCCGAACCCATTACCTCAGCGTTAGTCACTGGTGGTGGTTTAGTGATTACTGGGGTTATTTGTACCAACCGCGCGGGTTAA
- a CDS encoding FtsW/RodA/SpoVE family cell cycle protein — MWKYLIPFYNPEIASWGRQARLLRWLTLLWLLIGLVVLFSASYAVANAKHGDGLFYFQRQVIWAYLGLLLFNWVTRSPLTQILKIAPYAVFILLSLIFATRLVGVEVYGAKRWIDVGPLLLQPSELIKPFLVLQGAIVFGGWYRLSNLWRVVWLGIFGAVLLGILIQPNLSNTALCGMSLWLMALAGMIRWRYLAIVAASGVGLATLSISLQDYQRRRVTSFLDPWSQAQGDGFQLVQSLLAIGSGGVWGTGLGLSQQKLFYLPIQYTDFIFAVFAEEFGFVGCVVLLSLITSFMTVGVIVANQAQEAVQRLIAMGAVIFLVGQSLINIGVATGSLPTTGLPFPLFSYGGNSMLASLFLAGLLVRVAIENGFSNVVEFPASSR, encoded by the coding sequence GTGTGGAAGTATTTGATTCCCTTTTATAATCCTGAAATCGCAAGTTGGGGAAGGCAAGCTCGTTTACTGCGTTGGTTAACGCTTCTCTGGCTTCTGATTGGTTTAGTGGTATTATTTTCTGCCTCTTACGCGGTTGCTAATGCTAAACACGGTGATGGTTTATTCTACTTCCAACGGCAAGTGATCTGGGCATATCTGGGACTCCTTCTCTTCAATTGGGTTACACGCAGCCCCCTCACTCAGATCTTGAAAATCGCCCCCTATGCAGTTTTTATTCTCCTTTCCCTCATTTTTGCCACTCGATTGGTTGGGGTTGAAGTTTATGGTGCGAAACGTTGGATTGATGTCGGTCCCCTATTACTACAACCCTCAGAACTGATTAAACCCTTTCTTGTTTTGCAAGGGGCGATTGTCTTTGGTGGCTGGTATCGTTTGAGTAACCTATGGCGAGTGGTTTGGCTTGGAATATTTGGTGCTGTTTTATTGGGAATTTTGATTCAACCGAACTTGAGTAACACTGCTTTGTGTGGGATGAGTTTATGGTTAATGGCACTAGCAGGAATGATTCGCTGGCGATATTTAGCGATAGTTGCAGCCAGTGGAGTGGGTTTAGCAACCCTGAGTATTAGCTTGCAAGATTACCAACGCCGGCGGGTGACTTCTTTCCTTGATCCTTGGTCACAAGCACAAGGAGATGGCTTTCAATTGGTGCAGAGTTTACTGGCGATTGGTTCTGGAGGCGTTTGGGGAACAGGGTTAGGACTCTCCCAACAAAAATTATTTTATCTGCCCATCCAATACACAGATTTTATTTTTGCTGTTTTCGCAGAAGAATTTGGGTTTGTGGGGTGTGTTGTTTTATTGAGTTTAATTACAAGTTTCATGACAGTGGGCGTAATTGTTGCCAACCAAGCGCAAGAAGCTGTCCAACGTTTAATTGCAATGGGGGCTGTAATCTTTTTGGTGGGACAATCTTTGATTAATATTGGCGTGGCAACAGGGTCTCTCCCCACAACCGGTTTACCCTTTCCCTTATTCAGTTATGGCGGAAATTCAATGTTAGCCAGTTTATTTTTAGCAGGATTATTAGTCAGGGTCGCGATCGAAAATGGTTTTAGTAATGTGGTTGAGTTTCCAGCGTCGTCACGTTAA
- a CDS encoding Ycf51 family protein has protein sequence MNTDFAVYIKWSAILTAVVFVFTLIAFIFNWGFRFRLVGITGFMGVLTAGLFGLSLGLFSYTDVPGAVPFSVVYDNGGSQVVIKLPQTVTESEVEATLRKASSDLYSYGRLGTADNQLTIRARTVIHPEEGVSKPLYLGKVQRPLSQQREESDLNLEVFSSNFAQLPETSNEPTPQVN, from the coding sequence ATGAACACCGATTTTGCCGTTTATATCAAGTGGTCAGCTATTCTCACTGCTGTTGTTTTTGTTTTTACCCTAATTGCATTTATATTTAACTGGGGATTCCGATTCCGTTTAGTAGGCATTACTGGCTTTATGGGTGTTCTCACTGCTGGACTGTTTGGTTTATCTTTGGGATTATTTAGCTATACTGATGTCCCGGGGGCTGTGCCCTTTTCAGTCGTTTATGACAATGGCGGTTCACAGGTGGTAATTAAACTGCCACAGACGGTCACTGAGTCGGAAGTGGAAGCAACGCTGCGTAAAGCAAGTTCCGATCTGTATTCCTACGGGCGTTTAGGAACTGCCGATAATCAACTGACGATCCGAGCGCGGACAGTGATTCATCCCGAAGAAGGGGTTTCTAAGCCTTTATATTTAGGGAAAGTCCAGCGACCCCTTTCTCAACAAAGAGAAGAAAGCGACTTAAATCTGGAAGTATTCTCCTCTAATTTTGCTCAACTTCCTGAAACTAGCAACGAGCCAACCCCACAAGTGAATTAG
- the cysS gene encoding cysteine--tRNA ligase, with amino-acid sequence MTLTVFNSLTHRQEPFTPIAAGKIRMYCCGITVYDYCHLGHGRTCLVWDVVRRYLKWRGYDVQYVQNFTDIDDKILKRAQDEGVTMENVSERFIAAYFEDMDRLGVQKADAYPRATHTLDGIQRLVSQLESKGYAYPANGDVYYSVRKFPEYGKLSGRKLEDLKAGASGRVEETDPDAAKKRDPFDFALWKAAKPDEPAYPSPWGEGRPGWHIECSAMVKEQLGDTIDIHVGGGDLMFPHHENEIAQSEAANGHPLANYWLHNGMVKIDGEKMSKSLGNFITLRDLLDKVEPMVVRLFILQAHYRKPLDFTDEGLDAARNGWKTLKEGLLFKDHYGQQLGWDKNPPQQSDEQIQQRFAEIVDDDFNFAGGLAILFELAKELRKEGNLLVHQGKTEATADELAVKWHTLSELANVFGLIPDEEETSTPLEEEGTLSDEEIESLLEQRAAARKAKNFAEADRIRDELQDHGINLIDQPGGKTRWHR; translated from the coding sequence ATGACCTTAACCGTTTTCAACAGCCTCACCCATCGCCAAGAACCCTTTACCCCCATTGCAGCAGGTAAAATTCGGATGTATTGCTGTGGCATTACTGTTTATGATTATTGCCATTTAGGTCATGGACGCACCTGTTTAGTGTGGGATGTAGTGCGACGTTATTTAAAGTGGCGCGGTTATGATGTGCAGTATGTCCAGAACTTTACCGATATTGACGATAAGATTCTCAAACGCGCCCAAGATGAAGGCGTGACTATGGAAAACGTTTCGGAACGTTTCATTGCAGCCTATTTTGAAGATATGGACCGTTTAGGCGTGCAGAAAGCCGATGCTTATCCCCGCGCTACTCATACCCTCGATGGCATTCAACGACTGGTTTCACAATTAGAAAGTAAAGGTTATGCTTACCCTGCGAATGGGGATGTTTATTATTCCGTGCGGAAGTTTCCAGAATATGGCAAACTCTCAGGACGAAAACTAGAAGACTTAAAAGCAGGTGCGAGTGGTCGCGTAGAAGAAACCGATCCTGATGCTGCAAAGAAACGCGATCCCTTTGATTTTGCCCTCTGGAAGGCTGCAAAACCCGATGAACCCGCTTATCCCTCACCCTGGGGAGAAGGTCGTCCAGGCTGGCATATTGAATGTTCTGCAATGGTAAAAGAACAACTTGGAGATACCATTGATATTCATGTCGGTGGCGGTGACTTGATGTTTCCTCACCATGAAAACGAAATCGCCCAGTCGGAAGCTGCAAACGGACATCCCCTCGCCAATTATTGGTTACATAATGGCATGGTAAAGATTGACGGGGAAAAAATGTCGAAGTCTCTCGGGAATTTTATTACGCTGCGTGACTTGTTAGATAAAGTTGAACCGATGGTGGTGCGGTTGTTTATTTTGCAAGCCCATTATCGTAAACCCCTTGATTTTACCGATGAAGGGTTAGACGCTGCGAGAAATGGTTGGAAAACCTTAAAAGAAGGCTTACTGTTCAAAGATCATTACGGTCAACAATTAGGTTGGGACAAAAACCCACCGCAGCAGAGTGATGAACAGATTCAGCAACGCTTTGCGGAAATTGTTGATGATGATTTTAATTTTGCGGGTGGGTTAGCCATTTTATTTGAACTGGCTAAAGAGTTACGGAAAGAAGGCAATTTACTGGTTCATCAAGGAAAAACTGAAGCTACTGCGGATGAATTAGCGGTGAAATGGCATACGCTTTCTGAGTTAGCCAATGTGTTTGGGTTGATTCCTGATGAAGAAGAAACCAGCACTCCCCTTGAGGAGGAGGGAACACTGAGTGATGAGGAAATTGAATCTCTTCTTGAACAGCGTGCAGCAGCCCGTAAAGCCAAGAACTTTGCAGAAGCGGATCGGATTCGAGATGAACTGCAAGATCACGGCATTAATTTAATTGACCAACCAGGCGGAAAAACTCGTTGGCATCGCTAA
- a CDS encoding GTP-binding protein: MATVNPQSNATEQMDAPKLGLPVTIITGFLGSGKTTLLNHILSNNQGLKTAVLVNEFGEIGIDNELIIQSDDSMVELNNGCICCTINTDLAEAVYKVLEREEKIDYLVVETTGLADPLPVALTFLGSELRDMTRLDSIVTVVDCANFSLDLFNSEAAYSQISYGDIILLNKTDLVSEAEVETLENRIREIKEGARFIRTKNAEVPLPLVLSVGLFESDRYFQGDDHHDHHHHDHHHDHDHHDHDHDHHHHHSHHLENDGFNSLSFRSDRAFSIRKFQSFLDNDLPENVFRAKGILWFEESEQRHIFHLSGKRFSIEDDEWKGEPSNQLVLIGQNLDTEKLQKQLEDCLAKTSSTRGKGFG; encoded by the coding sequence ATGGCAACCGTAAATCCGCAGAGTAACGCTACAGAACAGATGGACGCGCCCAAGTTAGGTTTACCTGTCACTATCATCACAGGTTTTCTCGGCAGTGGCAAGACAACCCTACTCAATCATATTTTAAGTAATAATCAAGGTCTGAAAACCGCGGTTTTAGTGAATGAGTTTGGAGAAATTGGCATTGATAATGAGCTCATTATCCAAAGTGATGACAGTATGGTGGAGTTGAATAATGGTTGTATTTGCTGCACCATTAACACCGACTTAGCAGAAGCGGTTTATAAGGTTTTAGAACGGGAAGAAAAAATTGATTATTTAGTAGTGGAAACCACAGGCTTAGCGGATCCGTTACCCGTTGCGTTAACGTTTCTCGGGTCAGAATTACGGGATATGACTCGTTTAGATTCCATTGTGACGGTGGTGGATTGTGCCAACTTTAGCTTGGATTTATTTAACAGTGAAGCTGCTTATAGCCAGATTTCTTATGGCGATATTATTCTCTTGAATAAAACGGATCTGGTTTCGGAAGCCGAGGTAGAAACTTTAGAAAACCGCATTCGGGAAATTAAAGAAGGGGCGAGATTTATTCGCACTAAAAATGCAGAGGTTCCCCTTCCTTTGGTGTTGAGTGTGGGCTTGTTTGAGTCGGATCGCTATTTCCAAGGGGATGATCATCACGATCACCATCATCATGATCACCACCACGACCACGATCATCACGATCATGACCATGACCACCATCATCATCATTCCCACCACTTAGAAAATGATGGGTTTAATTCTTTATCATTTCGCAGCGATCGCGCTTTCTCGATTCGGAAGTTTCAGTCTTTTCTCGATAATGACTTACCCGAAAATGTCTTTCGCGCCAAAGGGATTCTCTGGTTTGAAGAAAGCGAACAGCGTCATATTTTCCATCTTAGTGGAAAACGCTTTTCCATTGAGGATGATGAGTGGAAAGGTGAACCTAGCAATCAACTGGTGTTAATTGGTCAAAATCTGGATACAGAGAAACTCCAAAAACAATTAGAAGACTGTTTAGCTAAAACATCTTCTACACGCGGAAAAGGGTTTGGCTAA
- the leuD gene encoding 3-isopropylmalate dehydratase small subunit: MDQFTTLTGIAAPLPMMNVDTDMIIPKQHLKTIKRTGLGKVLFDELRFQQSGEEIPNFVLNQTPYREAKILIAGDNFGCGSSREHAPWALLDFGIRCVIAPSFADIFFNNCFKNGILPIALEQTEVDTLMEDAKNPETATMTVDLTAQVIHRHNEETVPFTVDEFRKHCLLNGLDDISLTLQKADQIAAFEQQQRESLPWLWANR; this comes from the coding sequence ATGGATCAATTTACAACCTTAACGGGCATTGCTGCGCCTTTACCGATGATGAATGTTGACACGGATATGATTATTCCGAAACAACATCTTAAAACCATTAAACGGACAGGGTTAGGCAAGGTTTTATTTGATGAGTTGCGCTTTCAACAAAGTGGAGAGGAAATCCCCAATTTTGTCCTCAATCAAACGCCTTATCGTGAGGCAAAAATTTTAATTGCTGGGGATAATTTTGGCTGTGGGTCATCTCGGGAACACGCGCCATGGGCTTTACTTGATTTTGGGATTCGCTGTGTGATTGCGCCCAGTTTTGCCGATATCTTTTTTAATAACTGTTTTAAAAATGGCATTCTCCCGATCGCGCTAGAACAGACGGAAGTGGATACGTTAATGGAAGATGCAAAAAATCCAGAAACAGCAACGATGACCGTTGATTTAACCGCACAAGTGATTCATCGGCATAATGAGGAAACGGTTCCTTTTACCGTGGATGAGTTTCGGAAACACTGTTTACTCAATGGCTTAGATGATATTAGCCTAACCTTGCAAAAAGCAGATCAAATTGCAGCGTTTGAACAGCAACAACGGGAATCTCTCCCTTGGTTATGGGCAAATCGTTAA
- the leuC gene encoding 3-isopropylmalate dehydratase large subunit, which translates to MLYHSLEMNQSSPQMSNPQTLFDKIWNQHLVDQQDDGTCLLYIDRHLIHEVTSPQAFEGLRLANRTPRQPQAALAVADHNVPTSDRSEGIKEPQSRLQVETLERNAEEVGIPLFRMSDERQGIVHIIGPEQGLTQPGMTIVCGDSHTSTHGAFGALAFGIGTSEVEHVLATQTLQARKPKNMRITVEGSLPLGVTAKDIILAIIGKIGTAGGTGHVIEYAGEAIHSLSMEGRMTICNMSIEAGARAGLIAPDETTFNYIKGRPLAPQGENWEKAVAYWQSLPSDEGATYDKEVTLKASEIIPQVTWGTSPQDVLPITESVPDPDDFSDFNRQQAVKRALEYMGLTPGTKLTEIPVNTVFIGSCTNGRIEDLREVAKVAEGRKVADGVYAMIVPGSGLVKHQAEEEGLDIIFKQAGFDWREPGCSMCLAMNADQLKPGERCASTSNRNFEGRQGRGGRTHLVSPAMAAAAAVTGTLTDVRKLD; encoded by the coding sequence ATGCTATATCACTCTCTTGAAATGAACCAATCCTCTCCTCAAATGAGCAACCCCCAAACTCTCTTCGATAAAATTTGGAATCAGCATTTAGTGGATCAACAAGATGATGGTACTTGTCTGCTCTACATCGACCGTCATTTAATCCACGAAGTCACCAGTCCCCAAGCCTTTGAAGGATTACGCTTAGCAAACCGTACTCCCCGCCAGCCCCAAGCAGCCCTCGCCGTAGCCGATCACAATGTTCCCACCTCAGATCGCTCAGAAGGTATTAAAGAACCGCAAAGTCGCCTGCAAGTGGAAACCCTCGAACGTAACGCTGAAGAAGTAGGGATTCCGCTATTTCGCATGAGTGATGAACGCCAAGGGATTGTCCATATTATCGGCCCCGAACAAGGCTTAACCCAACCTGGAATGACGATTGTTTGTGGGGATAGCCATACCTCTACTCATGGCGCATTTGGTGCGCTTGCCTTTGGGATTGGAACATCGGAAGTAGAGCACGTTCTCGCCACCCAAACCCTACAAGCGAGAAAACCTAAAAATATGAGAATTACCGTAGAAGGGTCACTTCCTTTGGGGGTAACGGCAAAAGATATTATTCTCGCCATTATCGGTAAAATTGGCACGGCTGGCGGAACGGGTCATGTCATCGAATATGCGGGAGAAGCCATCCACAGCCTCAGTATGGAAGGACGGATGACGATCTGCAATATGTCCATTGAAGCGGGAGCGCGGGCGGGATTAATTGCCCCTGATGAAACTACATTTAATTACATCAAAGGTCGTCCTTTAGCTCCCCAAGGGGAAAATTGGGAAAAAGCGGTTGCTTACTGGCAATCTTTACCGTCTGATGAAGGGGCAACTTATGACAAGGAAGTCACCTTAAAAGCCAGTGAAATTATCCCCCAAGTTACATGGGGAACGAGCCCGCAAGATGTGTTACCGATTACAGAAAGCGTCCCTGATCCCGATGATTTCAGCGATTTCAATCGTCAGCAAGCGGTAAAACGGGCGTTAGAGTATATGGGACTAACCCCTGGAACGAAACTCACTGAGATTCCTGTCAATACCGTGTTTATCGGGTCTTGTACTAATGGACGCATCGAAGACTTACGGGAAGTGGCGAAAGTTGCAGAAGGACGCAAAGTTGCTGATGGCGTTTATGCGATGATTGTTCCAGGTTCTGGCTTAGTGAAACATCAAGCGGAAGAAGAAGGCTTAGATATTATTTTCAAGCAAGCGGGTTTTGATTGGCGCGAACCGGGTTGTTCCATGTGTTTAGCGATGAATGCGGATCAACTTAAACCAGGGGAACGTTGTGCTTCTACCTCGAATCGCAATTTTGAAGGGCGACAAGGAAGAGGCGGACGCACCCATTTAGTTAGTCCAGCGATGGCTGCTGCTGCTGCGGTGACTGGGACATTAACCGATGTCCGAAAATTAGATTAA
- the proB gene encoding glutamate 5-kinase: MPQTIVVKIGTSSVTQPQTASLAIANIAALAETLTELRMQEMRVILVSSGATGVGCERLNLKERPRTISLNQAVAAVGQGRLIRIYDDLFSTLRQPIAQVLLTRQELIQRTSYVNIYNTFQSLLDLGVIPIVNENDTVAVEELNFGDNDTMSALVASLVEADYLFLLTDVDRLYSADPRENPEAQPIKKVVTREELEELQSKAGKSGSQWGTGGMVTKLDAARIATGAGVKTIITNGRRPQDIHQILAGEPIGTQFEAQPRGENARKRWIAYSLVPVGKLYLDDGAVKAIRDRGKSLLAAGITKVEGDFQAGEAVALCDTEGKEIARGLVSYSSSELQQIQGYQSQEIPTILGYATAETVVHRDDMVSVL; the protein is encoded by the coding sequence ATGCCTCAAACCATCGTTGTTAAAATTGGCACGTCCAGTGTGACCCAACCGCAAACGGCTTCTCTTGCTATCGCCAATATTGCAGCACTTGCCGAAACCCTGACTGAACTCCGTATGCAAGAGATGAGGGTGATTTTAGTCTCATCGGGGGCAACTGGGGTCGGTTGTGAACGATTAAACTTAAAAGAGCGTCCGCGAACGATCTCCTTAAATCAAGCCGTAGCAGCAGTCGGGCAAGGAAGACTAATCCGAATCTATGATGATCTGTTTTCCACATTACGGCAACCGATCGCGCAAGTATTACTGACGCGACAAGAATTAATTCAACGGACTTCTTACGTCAATATTTACAATACATTTCAATCTCTCCTTGATTTAGGGGTGATTCCCATTGTCAACGAAAACGATACCGTTGCGGTGGAAGAATTAAACTTCGGCGATAATGACACCATGTCCGCACTGGTCGCGAGTTTAGTGGAAGCAGACTATTTATTTTTGCTAACTGATGTGGATCGACTGTATTCGGCAGATCCGCGAGAAAACCCAGAAGCACAACCAATTAAAAAAGTAGTCACGCGAGAAGAATTAGAAGAATTGCAAAGTAAAGCGGGGAAAAGTGGCTCACAATGGGGAACTGGTGGCATGGTCACCAAATTAGACGCTGCTCGGATTGCCACAGGCGCAGGGGTCAAAACCATTATTACCAATGGACGACGACCTCAAGATATTCATCAGATTTTAGCGGGTGAACCCATTGGCACACAATTTGAAGCCCAACCGCGAGGGGAAAATGCCCGTAAACGGTGGATTGCTTATAGTTTAGTCCCTGTTGGCAAATTATACTTGGATGATGGAGCAGTGAAAGCCATACGCGATCGGGGTAAATCTCTCCTTGCAGCAGGAATCACAAAAGTCGAAGGGGATTTTCAAGCGGGAGAAGCCGTCGCCCTCTGTGATACCGAAGGAAAAGAAATCGCCCGTGGGTTAGTCAGTTACAGCAGCAGTGAATTACAACAAATTCAAGGTTATCAGTCTCAAGAAATTCCGACCATTCTCGGTTATGCGACCGCAGAAACCGTTGTCCATCGCGATGATATGGTGTCTGTTTTGTAG
- a CDS encoding YqeG family HAD IIIA-type phosphatase codes for MWTDLLQPSLVLGKPVVHLSADILQEHQLEGLILDVDETLVPLRSRQASDELINWVEEIRQVAKIWLVSNNLSENRIGGIAKSLDLPYILGARKPSRKRLREAAEGMQLPVDQIAMVGDRVFTDVLAGNRLQMFTILVEPMVDPAVVDRSYPIRRLEAQISRWLGVSIKDKSQGSSHANKPSSS; via the coding sequence ATGTGGACTGATTTATTACAACCGAGTTTAGTGCTAGGAAAACCTGTGGTTCATCTTAGTGCTGATATCCTCCAAGAACATCAATTAGAAGGTTTAATTCTTGATGTGGATGAAACCTTAGTTCCCTTAAGATCTCGTCAAGCCTCCGATGAATTAATTAATTGGGTAGAAGAAATTCGCCAAGTCGCTAAAATTTGGCTGGTGAGTAATAACCTCAGTGAAAATCGCATTGGCGGGATTGCAAAATCTTTAGACCTTCCCTATATTTTGGGCGCAAGAAAACCGTCTCGAAAACGGTTGCGAGAAGCAGCAGAAGGAATGCAGTTACCTGTCGATCAAATTGCCATGGTCGGCGATCGCGTTTTTACCGATGTTTTAGCAGGAAATCGTTTACAAATGTTTACAATATTAGTAGAACCGATGGTTGACCCCGCAGTTGTAGATCGCAGTTATCCCATCCGACGTTTGGAAGCGCAAATTTCTCGTTGGTTAGGAGTCAGCATCAAAGATAAAAGTCAAGGTTCGTCCCACGCTAACAAACCTTCATCTAGCTAA